The sequence GGAGAGAGAAGCGGTAATGCCAATCTCTGCACAATAATACCCAATTTGCAGCTTAAAGCAGGCTATGATTGCATACCGCAGGAAAACATGGCGGACCTTACGGCTACTGCAAGGTCCATAAGTGAAATTGCCAATGTTATACATGATGAAAGGGCTCCGTATGTAGGGAAATATGCATTTGCCCACAAGGCGGGAATGCATGCGGATGCGGTAACCAAAAACTCCATAGCTTACGAACACATCAACCCTGAAGTTGTCGGAAACGAAAGGCTTTTTCTCATGTCGGAAGTTGCGGGAAGAAGCGCTGTGCTTCATTTAATCAAAAATATTGACAGCACTATTACAAAGGATTCTCCCGAGACAAAATTGATACTGGACAAGCTCAAGGAGCTGGAATTTGAAGGCTATCAGTACGAAGGTGCGGAGAGTTCTTTTGAAATTGTGATTCGGAAAATCCTTGGAAAATACCGTCCTTCCTTTGAACTTGGAGAGTTTAAGGTTGTGGTTAACGAACCGTCTATTAGCGGTGCGAATTCTTCCGCCATGATAAAGATTAATGTGGACGGACAGTATGAGATAACCGCGGATGAGGGACAGGGTCCGGTAAATGCGCTGGACAAGGCGCTAAGAAAGGCTTTGGAGAAATTTTATCCTCAGATTGCGGAAATGAAGCTTACCGACTACAAAGTTAGGGTTCTTGATTCCAACTCGGCTACGGCTGCAAAGGTAAGGGTTTTAATTGAGTCAACCGACGGTAAAGAAGTCTGGACAACCATTGGAGTTTCAACGGACATTATTGAAGCCAGCTGGAAGGCGTTGGTGGATTCTATAGAATACAAGCTTATCAAGGACAAGGAAGCAAAACAAAAGTCTTAAGCCGGGGAACGGGAAAATTGATAGAATGAGGCGAGAAAGTTGATACTTGTTGGCAGACTGATAAAAGGAACACATGCAATAAAAGAGTCTGTTTTTAATAAAGAGGCTGAAGATACCGATTTCAGGGATTTGCTGGAGGAAGGTCTCATTAGCCTTTGCAGGGAGCTGGATATCCCCGTTCCCCTTTGGCTGAACAA comes from Acetivibrio thermocellus ATCC 27405 and encodes:
- the cimA gene encoding citramalate synthase; this encodes MKKILIYDSTLRDGAQAQGISFSVEDKLKIVERLDRLGISYIEAGNPGSNPKDLEFFDRIGRVKLRHAKIIAFGSTRRVNVSVQEDANVKSLLKADTPAVAIFGKSWDFHVTDILKTTLDENLRMIFDTISFFKNKNKEVVFDAEHFFDGYKANPDYAMKTLKTAVEAGADCICLCDTNGGTFPNEIKDITARVVSEFNVNVGIHCHNDTGMAVANSIMAVLAGAVQVQGTMNGFGERSGNANLCTIIPNLQLKAGYDCIPQENMADLTATARSISEIANVIHDERAPYVGKYAFAHKAGMHADAVTKNSIAYEHINPEVVGNERLFLMSEVAGRSAVLHLIKNIDSTITKDSPETKLILDKLKELEFEGYQYEGAESSFEIVIRKILGKYRPSFELGEFKVVVNEPSISGANSSAMIKINVDGQYEITADEGQGPVNALDKALRKALEKFYPQIAEMKLTDYKVRVLDSNSATAAKVRVLIESTDGKEVWTTIGVSTDIIEASWKALVDSIEYKLIKDKEAKQKS